In Amphiura filiformis chromosome 1, Afil_fr2py, whole genome shotgun sequence, the following are encoded in one genomic region:
- the LOC140163963 gene encoding uncharacterized protein translates to MGLTEHPDVHFSTSPMFKPRQRKKTWLVVIITCLVLAIVALLFVTGVLLSVGYQKDNGRSTETQPPVNGNRPPTTTSSITTTEGLHEVSSEITFEFYDGDPIEYEPAVRDKNSDEYLWWENEILPVLQRVFANLPHFETVDINYMKPGSLTVRFTCVFRAVNDLTPDSLDAYVLTFVDENGVVSGSKLGLLPKDNGISGGRWNEWQQWGACSVVCGTGQRYRSRTCQDEHCIGNSQEIDICEIENCPYWNTWASWGDCDVSCGWGERLRKRSCSTGIMSDCDGDVTDTQQCYLTACVTVATGSSWDSWEQWSICSSACDVGVRYRSRVCDPEAMEECVGRIFETEECNTHSCADVPWYEWGPWTVCTNTCGGGTRSRTRPCSSGDPRECSGEETMTENCNDFVCPPVHPSWSNWDNWSQCSKTCGAGVMERLRVCIRGDNCYGDEVHSRECNIQECTVPEEYGNWERWTDCTQSCDGGLRQRRRFCRVCPGAMENQNEECNTLPCVPVWTDWSAWGTCSETCDIGWTIRTRECHGVFDCDGPDGEVRDCDTNNTCSTEFEPTWNDWSSWSECEGTCSSGRRERTRVCNVPIGCVGSDRITQTCDLETCTRATTIVSTVTQVTTQNTVGTDKTTSITRITTGANTITADTATNTNADTTAATDITTHADTDTTAASTTQVDTTATAVAPTIQVGTTAIPVPITRVDTTAAPVPTTLVDATATPAPTTLVQTTAAPVPTTHVYTTTAPVPTTTRVDTTAALVPTTLVDTTAAPVPTTPVDTTAAPVPTTHVDTTAAPVPTTAPVDTTAAPVPTTHVDTTAAPVPTTHVDTTAAPPDPTTQLPTTINPTTAPATADIQFTASTASVTEGDGMVQLMLENSGTATGTVTLQTSDISTTAGTDYTTVTDMDIQVPSGGQVNVDITIAADDDTQCLEEFQVTISGSDVGMINSVMVTININPNEYLPITNDAFNASTEFYFDYFGLITVSLEARDANNLNEDTDADGSNPIFSPVWAPNTGDPEPHIMVDLGALTNVYVIDIQGGDASTLVPYGIPGISAGCCFVPSVDIAYGTDLLNTLDNIEANVDSASVKSINFDPHLSTRYLKLNLPSACQTELCAVRFRVKGCTV, encoded by the exons GTTTACACGAAGTCAGTAGCGAGATAACATTCGAATTCTATGATGGCGATCCAATAGAATATGAACCAGCTGTCAGAGACAAAAACTCAGATGAATATCTTTGGTGGGAGAATGAGATCCTGCCTGTG CTCCAACGGGTTTTCGCCAATTTACCTCATTTTGAAACCGTGGATATAAACTATATGAAACCAGGTAGTCTCACGGTGCGATTTACGTGTGTATTTAGAGCAGTTAATGACTTAACACCTGACAGTCTTGATGCATATGTCTTGACATTTGTTGATGAAAATGGAGTAGTGAGTGGCAGTAAATTAGGTCTGTTACCAAAGGACAATGGAATATCAG GAGGAAGATGGAATGAATGGCAACAATGGGGAGCATGTTCCGTTGTATGCGGTACGGGCCAGAGGTATCGAAGTCGAACATGTCAAGACGAGCATTGTATAGGAAATTCCCAAGAAATTGACatatgtgagattgaaaactgtcCTT ATTGGAATACTTGGGCGAGTTGGGGAGATTGTGACGTTTCCTGCGGATGGGGAGAACGATTACGTAAGCGTTCTTGTAGTACTGGAATAATGTCAGATTGTGATGGGGATGTGACTGACACTCAACAGTGCTACTTGACGGCTTGTGTTACGGTTGCCACAG GTTCATCATGGGACAGCTGGGAACAATGGAGTATTTGTTCAAGTGCATGCGATGTAGGCGTGCGATACAGATCACGGGTATGTGACCCGGAAGCAATGGAAGAGTGCGTTGGGAGGATATTTGAAACGGAGGAATGTAACACACATTCGTGTGCAG ATGTACCTTGGTATGAATGGGGTCCGTGGACAGTTTGCACAAACACTTGTGGAGGCGGTACCAGAAGTAGAACGAGACCATGTAGCAGTGGTGATCCACGGGAATGTAGCGGGGAAGAGACAATGACAGAAAATTGCAACGACTTTGTTTGTCCGCCTG TTCATCCATCTTGGAGTAATTGGGACAATTGGAGCCAATGTTCAAAGACTTGTGGTGCTGGAGTTATGGAACGATTACGAGTTTGTATAAGAGGTGATAACTGCTATGGGGATGAGGTCCATTCCAGGGAATGCAATATTCAAGAATGCACCGTTCCCGAAG AATACGGCAACTGGGAGCGCTGGACAGATTGCACTCAATCATGTGACGGAGGCCTTCGACAACGGAGACGGTTTTGTAGAGTGTGTCCTGGTGCAATGGAGAATCAAAATGAAGAATGCAATACTTTACCCTGCG TTCCTGTCTGGACAGACTGGTCAGCTTGGGGTACATGCTCTGAAACATGTGATATTGGATGGACCATCAGAACGCGAGAATGTCACGGTGTATTTGATTGCGACGGACCCGATGGAGAAGTCAGGGATTGTGATACCAATAATACTTGCTCTACAG AGTTCGAACCTACATGGAATGATTGGAGTTCATGGAGTGAATGTGAGGGCACTTGCAGTAGTGGTAGGCGAGAGCGCACGCGTGTTTGCAACGTTCCTATTGGCTGTGTAGGTTCCGATCGTATAACACAAACTTGTGATCTAGAAACCTGTACAAGGG CCACCACTATTGTCTCAACCGTAACACAAGTCACAACCCAGAACACAGTTGGTACCGACAAGACGACGAGTATCACTAGAATTACAACTGGTGCTAACACTATCACTGCCGACACTGCTACAAATACAAATGCCGACACGACTGCTGCAACTGATATTACTACACATGCAGATACCGACACTACTGCTGCTTCTACTACCCAAGTCGACACCACTGCTACTGCTGTAGCTCCTACTATACAAGTCGGCACTACAGCTATTCCAGTACCTATTACACGAGTCGACACTACCGCTGCTCCTGTACCTACAACACTTGTCGACGCGACTGCTACTCCTGCACCTACTACACTTGTTCAAACTACTGCTGCTCCTGTGCCTACTACACATGTCTACACGACTACTGCTCCTGTACCTACTACTACACGTGTCGACACTACTGCTGCTCTTGTACCTACTACACTTGTCGACACTACTGCTGCTCCTGTGCCTACTACACCTGTTGACACTACTGCTGCACCTGTGCCTACTACACATGTCGACACTACTGCTGCTCCTGTACCTACTACTGCACCTGTTGACACTACTGCTGCACCTGTGCCTACTACACATGTCGACACTACTGCTGCTCCTGTACCAACTACACATGTCGACACTACTGCTGCTCCTCCTGATCCTACGACCCAAT TACCAACGACAATTAACCCTACGACTGCACCTGCCACTG CTGATATTCAATTTACTGCAAGTACTGCCAGTGTAACTGAAGGGGATGGAATGGTCCAGTTAATGCTAGAGAACAGTGGAACAGCAACAGGAACTGTCA CTCTTCAGACATCCGATATATCAACCACTGCAGGTACTGATTACACCACGGTTACCGATATGGATATCCAAGTACCATCTGGTGGTCAAGTGAATGTGGACATAACCATTGCTGCAGATGATGATACACAATGCCTTGAGGAATTTCAAGTGACCATATCAGGATCCGATGTAGGAATGATTAATTCTGTAATGGTCACTATTAACATAAATCCAAATGAAT ACTTGCCAATTACAAACGACGCTTTCAATGCCTCGACAGAGTTTTACTTCGATTACTTCGGTCTCATAACAGTGTCATTAGAAGCCCGCGATGCTAACAACCTCAACGAAGATACAGATGCTGATGGTTCTAACCCAATCTTTTCACCCGTATGGGCACCTAATACCGGAGACCCGGAACCCCATATCATG GTTGACTTAGGAGCTCTAACGAATGTCTACGTAATAGATATTCAAGGAGGGGATGCTTCTACCTTAGTCCCCTACGGTATTCCCGGTATTAGCGCTGGATGTTGCTTTGTTCCATCAGTAGATATTGCATACGGCACCGATTTATTGAATACACTG GATAATATAGAAGCGAACGTGGATTCCGCATCCGTCAAGTCTATAAATTTTGATCCGCATTTGTCAACAAGATACCTTAAACTTAATCTGCCTTCAGCATGCCAGACCGAGCTGTGTGCTGTTAGATTCCGAGTCAAAGGATGCACAGTCTGA